TTGATGTCATCTGTTGCGGCGGTCGATGCCACCGGTTGCAACATCCGGTGCCACCGATTGCAATAGCCCAACGTCCTTTGGTAGCCATCGAAGCAACGTCTTGCCGGTAGGCGGCGAGCGCGACATTGCCTCCTGGCGAATGCTTGCATCATCGACCGAAACTACCCCCACTTAAACCCGCACCAAAAGGAGCGTAGACGCGCCCCTGACGGGATGATGATAAGGTAGCCGATAAGAGGTGCTCACAGTGTTGTGCGGGCAGGGGAGGGAGCTGCTTGCAGCGTGATAGCCAGTAGGTGGAGAGAGGAGAGTAGGAGTGGTGCTCGAGAGAAGCGTATCAATGGCGGCATAGCGTTCGCTGCAGACAAGAAAGATGAAGAGCCCAAAGAAGAATGAGTGGAGGAGCGCATGCGTGAGGATAAAGGAAAGAATGATAAATCTAGGGAATGGACGATGGGCTGGGCCTACGTAGAGGATTGGTGGCCCTTAGGGCTAGGTTTTTGGCCAACACATTTTCCATCAGCCTGCGAGGAGCATCACGGGGAGGAGGGATACCTCGTTCTTGCTGCGCACCTTGAGCCGCAACTCTAGAACTCGCATTGGATGAGCTCAGTTCACGCATTTCTGACACGACATGAGGAGGGGGGATAGAGGTGATGGGTCACGGACGAAAGAGGGTTCCTGTAGGGCCGGAAGACTGTTCAAGCAACAACACATGGGCAGAGGCCGGCCGACATCGAGCTATGTGTGACACCGGCCATGGCGACATGAAGCAGAGCACAGGGACAAGCCAATGCATCACAAAGGAAGTTACGCTACGAGGGCGGCGTCAACACTGATGGACGTCGGAAGGTGTCTATTGTGGAGTGATTGTGCAATTTTGAGGCGGTAGAAGGAGTATCTTTTAAATAAGGCACACCCTAAAAGCATAGTTTTAAACACCGGACCGGCAATCAAACCGGTGAGATTATCGATTTAGGTCTTTACCAGTCGGATCTCCGGTTCAATAGCGACAAAAAACCAAAATATTCAAGTTATTTTTTCTACGAAATGGACCTCTGATCAAATGGACATACTTAATATTGGCTGTAATCCGTTATTAAATCACAAATTGTACCTAGCCCAGTTGGTATTGGCTTTTGGGCTTACATAGGTTTGATTCCTACTTAACCCATTTATACACGATTTTCTCGATATTTTGTTGGTTTTTCTATTAAAAGATTGACACACATTAAAAAACCGAACGAGTCCTTAATTCTAACTTTCCTGATTGAACCATCGTTTGATCCTGTTTTAAAAACTATATATGCCTAAAAGTAAGAGTCAGCTAAAGATATACTAGAGCGATAATTTCTATTAATTCTTTTTTAACACAACACAAACGCAACGCTCATACATACATATGTGCACTCATTCCTATAAACACGTGCACGCACTCTatcctatgagcaccttcgagagattGAGCCGGCACATCATCTGAGATTGACGAAGTCGTCATAAACGCTTTTGTAGTTGAGAATGTCTTCTTTCACCGAACGCACATCACCGAAAGGTCtaaaataaatcaaaaaataTGCGACCACTGGTGAGTCTAAGATTTAAATTCTAGTGGGCTGAAAATATCAATGTGCTTTTAACCATCCATTCATATATGCATTCATTCGATTTTTAGGTCAAACGGTCGTTACATGGAACATGCATGAACCTGTTTTGGACGCAGTACCGTGCTTTTCCAAACGGGAGCGTAAAGCATTTTTTAAAACTCGTAAAGCAAATATTTGGGAGGGTTGACATACTTATCTCAAATCTCAAGCAGAAACTGCAGCGGGTTCATCATCGATGGCTGTCGCCGCCGCTCGTCGCCGCCTGTGGCGCGGGATGCGAACtgcagccgccgccaccaccgcgtCAGGCGAGGAGCTGTACGCGTCCCTGCTCTCGCGCCTGGTGGCGGAGCCGGAGTGCCGCGTGAAGGCCAGCATGGAGGAGGCGACCTCCTCGGTCCCGCACCGCGACGGCGCCTTCTGGGAGCCCCTTGCTGCGGCCCTCGTCCGCGCGTCCTACCCAGCCAAGGCGCACCTCGTGAGCTCCTCATACCCTGTATTTCCAGTTCCAACCCATTTGTGATTTCTTCATAGTTCTGTTTAGTAGCATTCGAGATCCCGAAAGCTCTCACAAGAACAACAGCAGAAATCATAAGGAAATAGGATTTCAAGCACGATTTCCGGATTCGTGTTGATAAGTTGGGAGAAATTCCCCAGATTCGGAAACAGATTAACTAGGTTTCCTTACACCGGAGAAATAGCAAACCAAAGTCACCAGGCGATATTTCAACTCTTTCCCACCCCGTGTTTTATAGCTGACAGGTTTACTGAGGTAACAATCCTAACTGAAAGATAAAAGTAACTAAATGCGGGTAATTAACAGCCAACACAACTACTCGGTAATATGGTGACTCCAGCACCGTGGATTTTAACTCGTCTGGTTAACCTGTCGAAGTGGTATGCTCTTGTTTCTTCAGAACAGAGAGTTCAGGCAAAGAGGGGGAATTCAAAGATGCAGGCTGACATCTTTGTTCATAGTTTTATTTAGTAGAAGCGGTAGAGAAACCCCCCTGCCCCCTTCTCCCTCGTGTTAGAATCAGATGCGATGCATGTGGTGGCCTGAGGTATAGCAGATATAGCTTAGTCTATAGCCAATATGATCAGTGAGTTTTGTGTGGTAGTTTTTCAGATTCATGAGATTTCTTCTTTGTATTTGTAATGACAGATCTTTATTAGGTGAACTAATATGAGACTAACATTGGATCAGGTCTTGGAATGGAAGCTAGAGAGGCTACTAAAGGAAGGGGTTAATAGTTATAATTGTGAACCCTACTCGACAATAATCCGTTTCTGTGGAGAGACAAGGAATGCAGCTCTTGGAATGAGAGTCTTTGAGTGTGCAGAGGCACAGGGAATTCAACTGAACACTGACATTTTCAATGCCCTTATTAACACTTTCTTGTCGGTCGGAGATCTCCTTGCTGCAGTGACCTTATACGAGACCATGGAAGGAATAGAGGACTACAAACCTGACCGTGCTACATACGATGCATTCATATCTGCATTTTCCTGGCTCCGAAGTGGCGATGCTATGATGAGCTGGTACTTGGCTGCAAAGAATGCAGGGTTTGTTCCGGGTATTCAAGCTTTCGAATCTTTGATAGTGGGATTTGTTATGTTGAACAAGCTAGATGATGCTGAGTTAGTCTTCAAAGAAATGGTTTCATTTGAAATGAAGCCAACCTGTACTATTTTGGAGGCCAAGCTTGAGGTGCTTTCTAGAACAGAAGAGGGTAATAGGGTCAAAAGTTTCATAAAACTTGTCAGTGATGGCGACTGGGAGTTGAATAAAGCTTTGGTTGACAGACTAACAAGACTATGCCTGGATGGAGGTGAAGTTGATATAATGGAGCAGCTGCTCGCCCTAATACAAAAAGAAGCACACTTTAGTTCTGCAACTCAACTGCATTGTGGAATTATCAGGTTCTATGCTAGTGCAGATCTCTTGTCAGATATGGAACATGCAATAGACCGGATGTTGGATGATGGCATGATGTTTCTGTGCCCAGAGGATGTTGAGGCTGTTATCTGTTCATATTTTCGTCACAAGGCCTTTGATAGGTTGGAGATGTTTTTAAACCGCATCCGAAGTTTGTACATGCTCACCCGCTCTAGCTACGATATATTAGTTGCTGGATTTCAGAGGTTTGACTTGCATCAAAGACTTGAGGCAACCATAAAAGATATGAGGGAAGCTGGATTTGCATGATGTTCCAAAAAAGTATGTACACTGGCTTCCTTTGTTTGGTATTTCCAGAAGTTATAAATTAAGTGCATTGAACTATCAACATCAGATCTTGGTGCCACTTTTCCTAGCTCTAATTAGGTTTAGGAACGATCTCTCGACAGGCACAGTATCATGTTGATTATTTATCTATTTAACCAAGATGTCACAAAGCTGTAGTGTATAGGATATGTGGCGGTTTGTGTAGTGGGGATGGGTTTTAACCTCACTCTGCAGACCAGTGAGAGGTTTTTTGCTTCCTAACATGCCATTTAGGTACGTGGTTGTTGTATCTTACAGGCACAGTATCATGTTTTTTGCTGTGAGGTGTTATGTCATGTTGTTAGGCTCGAAGTTCTTAAAGCTAGCCCTCCTGATTGTAAAAGATATTCTGATATATagtatgatttatttatttttcctgaaaaggggataaccccggcctctgcatcatatAGTATGGTTTAATAGCCCTTGTCTGAAGTATTTTTCATAAATACACTTCCATTTTTTTTTTCATGTAGTATAACAGACTTAGGAGTACTTAAGAAAAAGGGTCTCCCCCCGCTTTAGATTATAAAACAACGACCAACCGATACAACGAGCTTGCTGGAGCCGCAGCACAAACGAGCCCAAAAGAAAAAGGagggaaagaaaaaagaaacaaatgTCGACGCCGGCAGCTCAACTAAGCGAAGATGGCCGACACCCGCTGCACCCTCCGGAGAAGTACCACCACCCGCCAAGCACTCCGAA
This genomic window from Aegilops tauschii subsp. strangulata cultivar AL8/78 chromosome 4, Aet v6.0, whole genome shotgun sequence contains:
- the LOC109774656 gene encoding pentatricopeptide repeat-containing protein At2g48000; this encodes MAVAAARRRLWRGMRTAAAATTASGEELYASLLSRLVAEPECRVKASMEEATSSVPHRDGAFWEPLAAALVRASYPAKAHLVLEWKLERLLKEGVNSYNCEPYSTIIRFCGETRNAALGMRVFECAEAQGIQLNTDIFNALINTFLSVGDLLAAVTLYETMEGIEDYKPDRATYDAFISAFSWLRSGDAMMSWYLAAKNAGFVPGIQAFESLIVGFVMLNKLDDAELVFKEMVSFEMKPTCTILEAKLEVLSRTEEGNRVKSFIKLVSDGDWELNKALVDRLTRLCLDGGEVDIMEQLLALIQKEAHFSSATQLHCGIIRFYASADLLSDMEHAIDRMLDDGMMFLCPEDVEAVICSYFRHKAFDRLEMFLNRIRSLYMLTRSSYDILVAGFQRFDLHQRLEATIKDMREAGFA